From Skermanella sp. TT6, a single genomic window includes:
- a CDS encoding aldehyde dehydrogenase family protein — MTINRNLIAGSWVESTDVIRNINPSNTDDVVGEYASATAEQVEQAVAAARAAFPAWSRSPIQNRADMLEKIGNEILERRDELGRLLAREEGKPLADGVGEATRAGHIFKFFGGEVLRLQGEKLASTRPGVEIEITREPIGVVGLITPWNFPIAIPAWKIAPALAYGNCVVLKPAELTPGCAWALADIISRAGIPEGVFNLVMGSGSKIGSALIGGVDALSFTGSVPTGRKVAAQAVERMIKFQLEMGGKNPLVVLDDADLETAVSIAVNGAYFQTGQRCTASSRMVVTQGIHDRFVDAVADRISKLVVGDALKPETQMGPAVDQRQLDQNLKYVAIGQEEGARKVFGGDRLNRDTPGFYMSPCLFAETTNDMRVNREEIFGPVGTVIRVKDYEEALHVANDTQFGLSAGIATTSLKHANHFRANSQAGMVMVNLPTAGVDYHVPFGGRKASSYGPREQGRYAAEFYTTVKTSYTLP, encoded by the coding sequence ATGACGATCAACAGGAATCTCATCGCGGGTAGCTGGGTCGAAAGCACCGACGTCATCCGCAACATCAATCCGTCCAACACCGACGACGTGGTCGGGGAATACGCCTCCGCGACGGCGGAGCAGGTCGAACAGGCGGTCGCGGCGGCCCGGGCCGCCTTCCCGGCCTGGTCCCGCTCCCCGATCCAGAACCGTGCCGACATGCTGGAGAAGATCGGCAACGAGATCCTGGAGCGGCGCGACGAGCTGGGCCGCCTGCTGGCCCGCGAGGAAGGCAAGCCGCTGGCCGACGGCGTCGGCGAGGCGACCCGCGCCGGCCACATCTTCAAGTTCTTCGGCGGCGAGGTGCTGCGCCTCCAGGGCGAGAAGCTGGCCTCGACCCGCCCCGGCGTCGAGATCGAGATCACCCGCGAGCCGATCGGCGTGGTCGGGCTGATCACGCCCTGGAACTTCCCGATCGCGATCCCCGCCTGGAAGATCGCCCCGGCCCTGGCCTACGGCAACTGCGTTGTCCTGAAGCCGGCCGAGCTGACCCCCGGCTGCGCCTGGGCGCTCGCCGACATCATCTCGCGGGCCGGCATCCCGGAAGGCGTCTTCAACCTGGTCATGGGCTCGGGATCGAAGATCGGCTCGGCGCTGATCGGCGGCGTGGACGCGCTGAGCTTCACCGGGTCGGTGCCGACCGGCCGCAAGGTGGCGGCCCAGGCGGTCGAGCGCATGATCAAGTTCCAGCTGGAGATGGGCGGCAAGAACCCGCTGGTCGTGCTCGACGACGCCGACCTAGAGACGGCCGTCTCCATCGCGGTCAACGGCGCCTATTTCCAGACCGGCCAGCGCTGCACGGCATCGTCCCGCATGGTCGTCACCCAGGGCATCCACGACCGCTTCGTCGACGCCGTCGCCGACCGGATCTCCAAGCTGGTGGTCGGCGACGCGCTGAAGCCGGAGACCCAGATGGGTCCGGCGGTCGATCAGCGCCAGCTCGACCAGAACTTGAAATATGTCGCGATCGGCCAGGAGGAAGGTGCCCGCAAGGTGTTCGGCGGCGACCGCCTCAACCGCGACACGCCGGGCTTCTACATGTCGCCCTGCCTGTTCGCCGAGACCACCAACGACATGCGCGTCAATCGGGAGGAGATCTTCGGCCCAGTCGGCACGGTGATCCGGGTGAAGGACTACGAGGAGGCGCTGCACGTCGCCAACGATACCCAGTTCGGCCTGTCCGCCGGCATCGCCACCACGTCGCTGAAGCACGCCAACCATTTCCGCGCCAACTCCCAGGCCGGCATGGTGATGGTCAACCTGCCGACCGCCGGCGTCGACTACCACGTGCCGTTCGGCGGCCGGAAGGCGTCCAGCTACGGCCCCCGCGAGCAGGGCCGCTACGCGGCGGAGTTCTACACCACGGTGAAGACCTCCTACACCCTGCCCTGA
- a CDS encoding SDR family oxidoreductase, whose protein sequence is MAGILVVTGGSRGIGAATVRLAAQAGWDVCVNYLRDQAKAEAAAAGAREHGVRAIAVQGDMAREQDVMRLFAAVDDQLGPVTGLVNNAGTTGPAGKLLDLTAETVESVMAINVVGPFLCSREAARRMARSRGGQGGVIVNVSSRAAALGSPNEFVHYAASKGAVDSLTIGLSKELAPEGIRVNAVNPGLIDTEIHDASGIPGRLDRLVGGVPEGRVGAAEEVAQAVVWLLSERSSYVCGALVPVSGGR, encoded by the coding sequence ATGGCTGGAATTCTCGTCGTGACCGGCGGCAGCCGCGGCATCGGCGCCGCGACGGTGCGCCTGGCCGCCCAGGCGGGCTGGGACGTCTGCGTCAACTACCTGCGCGACCAGGCGAAGGCCGAGGCCGCCGCCGCCGGGGCCCGTGAACACGGCGTCCGGGCCATCGCCGTGCAGGGCGACATGGCGCGCGAGCAGGACGTGATGCGCCTGTTCGCCGCCGTCGACGACCAGCTCGGCCCGGTGACCGGGCTGGTCAACAATGCCGGCACCACCGGCCCGGCGGGCAAGCTGCTCGACCTGACCGCGGAGACCGTCGAGAGCGTGATGGCGATCAACGTCGTCGGCCCCTTCCTGTGCTCCCGCGAGGCGGCCCGGCGCATGGCCAGGAGCCGCGGCGGCCAGGGCGGCGTGATCGTCAACGTGTCGTCGCGCGCGGCGGCGCTGGGCTCCCCCAACGAGTTCGTCCACTACGCCGCCAGCAAGGGCGCCGTGGACAGCCTGACCATCGGCCTGTCGAAGGAGCTGGCGCCGGAAGGCATCCGGGTGAACGCCGTCAATCCCGGCCTGATCGATACCGAGATCCACGACGCCAGCGGCATCCCCGGCCGGCTCGACCGGCTGGTCGGCGGCGTCCCGGAGGGGCGCGTCGGCGCCGCCGAGGAGGTGGCCCAGGCCGTCGTCTGGCTGCTGTCGGAGCGGTCGTCCTATGTCTGCGGCGCGCTGGTGCCGGTGTCGGGCGGCCGCTAG
- a CDS encoding cation:proton antiporter yields the protein MNDLILFILVISALLVVASVLQPLADRLRLPHSVLLAAVGVAIAAAAVTLVPTGEPRMVGEAASAIAEMSFSSSTYILVFLPALLFQAALTIDVRRMMEDAAPILLLAVVAVFVATAVIGLALWPLAGVPLVVCLMLGSIVATTDPAAVIAIFCDIGAPARLVRLVEGESLLNDAAAIAIFYVLLEMIVSGDEPDLLMGVWDLALDLGGGTVLGIVGARLAVAVIPLLRGRRTAEVTLTLALPYLIYVTGDHFLGVSGVVAVAVAGLVFGAGSRSRLSPSGWAYLDAVWEQVAFLAGSLVFILAALMVPKLLVGVSAHDGFLLLVMVVAALVARALVLFLLLPPLTLLKLSARISNSYKLVLTWGGLRGAVTLALALSVTEARGIEGEEQRLVTVLATGFVLFTLFVNGTTLRTVIKLLGLNRLSPLNQALRTQVLALSLAEVRDSVQETAQEYEFPPTVARAIQKPYDARIAEVTSAGSLEERISDRDRITLGLISLANRERQLVLEHHGLQTVPGDIIEALLRNAGEIYDGARTGGRIGYNRAARKILRLPRAFRFAYSLHRWTGVERPLARQVSKRFDKFLVRRLVLEELIRFNSRSLKPLLGDRVAELLGEVLGGRMEASSKALDALELQYPEYAEALSQRFLRKFALRREIARYESLFHDGLIGQELFEDLRRGVEVRRREADRRPKLDLRLDKVALIAQVPLFNGLEPKDLARLAKILRSRLALPDQTFIRTGDRGNAMYFISSGAVEVVLPDRRIRLGRGDFFGEMALLDGGPRRADVVALTYCTLLELRSGDFRKFLKANPHISERIDQVARERGVKRVA from the coding sequence TTGAACGACCTCATCCTCTTCATCCTGGTCATCAGCGCCCTGCTCGTGGTCGCCAGCGTCCTTCAACCCCTGGCCGACCGGCTGCGGCTGCCCCATTCCGTGCTGCTCGCCGCGGTCGGAGTCGCGATCGCCGCCGCCGCGGTGACGCTCGTCCCGACCGGGGAGCCGCGGATGGTCGGGGAGGCGGCGTCGGCCATCGCCGAGATGTCGTTCAGCTCCTCCACATACATCCTGGTATTCCTGCCGGCGCTGCTGTTCCAGGCGGCGCTGACGATCGACGTCCGGCGGATGATGGAGGACGCGGCCCCGATCCTTCTGCTGGCGGTGGTCGCCGTGTTCGTCGCCACCGCGGTGATCGGGCTGGCGCTGTGGCCGCTGGCGGGGGTGCCCCTGGTGGTCTGCCTGATGCTGGGATCGATCGTGGCGACCACCGATCCGGCGGCGGTCATCGCGATCTTCTGCGACATCGGGGCGCCGGCGCGGCTGGTCCGGCTGGTCGAGGGCGAGAGCCTGCTGAACGACGCCGCCGCCATCGCGATCTTCTACGTGCTGCTGGAGATGATCGTCTCGGGCGACGAGCCCGACCTGCTGATGGGCGTTTGGGACTTGGCGCTGGACCTGGGCGGCGGCACCGTGCTGGGAATCGTCGGGGCGCGGCTGGCGGTGGCGGTGATCCCGCTGCTGCGCGGCAGGCGCACGGCGGAGGTGACCCTGACCCTGGCGTTGCCCTACCTGATCTATGTCACCGGTGACCATTTCCTGGGGGTCTCCGGCGTCGTCGCGGTGGCCGTGGCCGGGCTGGTGTTCGGCGCGGGCAGCCGCTCCCGGCTGTCGCCGTCGGGGTGGGCGTACCTGGACGCGGTCTGGGAGCAGGTGGCCTTCCTGGCGGGGTCGCTGGTGTTCATCCTGGCGGCGCTGATGGTGCCGAAGCTTCTGGTGGGGGTCAGCGCGCATGACGGCTTCCTGCTGCTGGTGATGGTCGTGGCGGCGCTGGTCGCGCGCGCGCTGGTCCTGTTCCTGCTGCTGCCGCCGCTCACCCTGCTGAAGCTCAGCGCCAGGATCAGCAATTCCTACAAGCTGGTGCTGACCTGGGGCGGGCTGCGCGGGGCCGTGACCCTGGCGCTGGCCCTGTCGGTGACCGAGGCGCGCGGCATCGAGGGCGAGGAGCAGCGGCTGGTGACGGTGCTGGCGACCGGCTTCGTGCTGTTCACCCTGTTCGTCAACGGCACGACGCTGCGCACCGTGATCAAGCTGCTCGGGCTGAACCGGCTGTCGCCGCTCAACCAGGCGCTTCGCACCCAGGTCCTGGCCCTATCGCTCGCCGAAGTCCGCGACTCGGTCCAGGAGACCGCCCAGGAATACGAGTTCCCCCCGACCGTCGCCCGCGCGATCCAGAAGCCCTACGACGCCCGGATCGCGGAGGTCACCTCGGCCGGCAGCCTGGAAGAGCGGATCTCCGACCGCGACCGGATCACGCTGGGCCTGATCTCGCTCGCCAACCGCGAACGCCAGCTGGTGCTGGAGCACCACGGCCTCCAGACCGTTCCGGGCGACATCATCGAGGCGCTGCTGCGCAACGCCGGGGAAATCTATGACGGAGCCCGCACCGGCGGCCGGATCGGCTACAACCGTGCGGCGCGCAAGATCCTGCGCCTGCCGCGGGCGTTCCGGTTCGCATACTCGCTGCACCGCTGGACCGGGGTGGAGCGCCCCCTGGCCCGGCAGGTGTCGAAGCGGTTCGACAAGTTCCTGGTGCGCCGGCTGGTGCTGGAGGAGCTGATCCGTTTCAACAGCCGCAGCCTGAAGCCGCTGCTGGGGGACCGCGTCGCCGAACTGCTGGGGGAGGTGCTGGGCGGACGGATGGAAGCCTCCTCCAAGGCGCTCGACGCGCTGGAGCTGCAATATCCCGAGTATGCCGAGGCGCTGAGCCAGCGGTTCCTGCGCAAGTTCGCGCTGCGGCGGGAGATCGCCCGATACGAGAGCCTGTTCCATGACGGGCTGATCGGCCAGGAACTGTTCGAGGATCTTCGCCGCGGCGTCGAGGTGCGGCGGCGCGAGGCCGACCGGCGGCCCAAGCTGGACCTGCGGCTCGACAAGGTCGCCCTGATCGCCCAGGTGCCGCTGTTCAACGGCCTGGAGCCGAAGGACCTGGCAAGGCTGGCCAAGATCCTGCGGTCCCGGCTGGCGCTGCCCGACCAGACCTTCATCCGTACCGGGGACCGCGGCAACGCCATGTACTTCATCTCCTCGGGCGCGGTCGAGGTGGTGCTGCCGGACCGCCGCATCCGGCTGGGACGCGGCGATTTCTTCGGCGAGATGGCCCTGCTGGACGGCGGGCCGCGCCGGGCCGATGTGGTCGCCCTGACCTACTGCACGCTGCTGGAACTGCGCTCCGGCGACTTCAGGAAATTCCTGAAGGCCAACCCGCACATCAGCGAGCGGATCGACCAGGTCGCCCGGGAGCGCGGGGTGAAGCGGGTGGCCTGA
- a CDS encoding GMC oxidoreductase → MITDVRNLSEGTVIDSDICIVGAGAAGITLAMELIGHDFSVNLLESGGLDFEDDVQALNDGDCVSQHKVDLMWTRLRYFGGTTGHWGGNCAPLDERDFETRSWVPDSGWPISRKDLERFYPRAYRYCELPSDDYSVDHWAEISEKFRRSRIPVTGEEIGEKLFLKSPPTRFGDAYRADLAKPGSQCTVYLHANVVEIETGEDASEVVGLRTRDVSGRGCRFTARIFILASGIENARLLLLSNKVRPNGLGNDHDVVGRYFMAHTTIRTGRAMLEVPKETVRFYGLDTWATRFESGGAPFMNALQPTYPVQEREGMLNSVVFLDESYEGEHAPGFVALRKIVKQIIQGRVPDRLGENLGKVIGDLDSVAKALYARASGNSDYRAVEMRYFAEQAPNRDSRVMLGPERDSLGQNRLVLDWRLQQIDKHTILRTQDLVAREFGKLGVGRLRVQFENEEDPWPASIDSSAHFMGTTRMHKDPRHGVVDENCRVHGIRNLYVAGGSVFPTSGATMLTMNIVTLAVRLADHLIGKLA, encoded by the coding sequence ATGATCACAGATGTGCGCAACTTGTCCGAAGGGACGGTGATCGACTCCGACATTTGCATCGTGGGTGCCGGGGCGGCCGGGATCACGCTGGCGATGGAACTGATCGGGCATGATTTCTCGGTCAACCTGCTGGAAAGCGGTGGACTCGACTTCGAGGACGATGTCCAGGCTCTGAACGACGGCGACTGCGTCAGCCAGCACAAGGTCGACCTGATGTGGACCCGGCTGCGGTATTTCGGCGGCACCACCGGCCATTGGGGCGGCAACTGCGCTCCGCTCGACGAGCGCGATTTCGAGACCCGTTCCTGGGTGCCCGACAGCGGCTGGCCGATTTCCAGGAAGGACCTCGAACGGTTCTACCCGCGGGCTTACCGCTACTGCGAGCTGCCGTCCGACGACTATTCGGTCGATCACTGGGCCGAGATATCCGAGAAGTTCCGCAGAAGCCGGATTCCGGTCACCGGCGAGGAGATCGGCGAGAAGCTTTTCCTGAAAAGCCCGCCGACCCGTTTCGGCGACGCCTACCGCGCCGATCTGGCCAAACCGGGCAGCCAATGCACGGTCTATCTTCACGCCAACGTCGTCGAGATCGAGACCGGCGAGGACGCTTCCGAAGTCGTGGGCCTCCGGACACGCGACGTGAGCGGGCGCGGCTGCCGGTTCACCGCCAGGATCTTCATCCTGGCGAGCGGCATCGAGAACGCGCGCCTCCTGCTGCTGTCCAACAAGGTCCGTCCCAATGGGCTGGGCAACGACCATGACGTGGTCGGCCGCTATTTCATGGCCCACACCACCATCCGCACCGGCCGGGCGATGCTGGAGGTGCCGAAGGAGACGGTGCGGTTCTACGGCCTCGACACCTGGGCCACCCGGTTCGAGAGCGGCGGCGCGCCCTTCATGAACGCCCTGCAACCGACCTACCCGGTCCAGGAGCGCGAGGGCATGCTGAACAGCGTGGTCTTCCTCGACGAGTCCTACGAAGGGGAGCACGCTCCGGGTTTCGTGGCGCTGCGCAAGATCGTCAAGCAGATCATCCAGGGCCGCGTACCCGACCGGCTCGGCGAGAATCTCGGCAAGGTGATCGGCGACCTGGATTCGGTCGCCAAGGCGCTCTATGCGCGGGCCAGCGGCAACAGCGACTACCGGGCCGTGGAAATGCGCTATTTCGCGGAGCAGGCGCCCAACCGTGACAGCCGCGTCATGCTCGGCCCCGAGCGTGACTCGCTCGGGCAGAACCGGCTGGTGCTCGACTGGCGGCTTCAGCAGATCGACAAGCACACGATCCTGCGGACCCAGGATCTGGTCGCCCGCGAGTTCGGCAAGCTCGGAGTCGGCCGCCTTCGGGTCCAGTTCGAGAACGAAGAGGATCCCTGGCCGGCATCCATCGACTCGTCGGCGCACTTCATGGGCACGACCCGGATGCACAAGGATCCGCGTCACGGAGTCGTGGACGAGAACTGCCGGGTCCACGGCATCCGGAACCTGTACGTCGCCGGCGGGTCGGTGTTCCCGACGTCGGGAGCCACGATGCTGACGATGAACATCGTGACCCTGGCCGTTCGCCTGGCGGACCACCTGATCGGCAAGCTGGCGTAA
- a CDS encoding gamma-glutamylcyclotransferase, producing MLDDVRHRRLSASGTIAAFMPFPDQPMPVPLTREELLDQDRRRRMMEAYPWMKTWTDEELDRSLEQTLKSRPADAAGSGDVWVFAYGSLIWNPTFAFVERRTARIRGYHRRFCLRADMGRGSLERPGLFLGLDRGGQCAGVVFRIAEQQAPHELTLLWRREMITGAYVPRWLKTVTEEGPVNAIAMTINRNYSRYVGDWTHAETIKAIAMAEGRFGRCSDYLFNTVEHLAELGLRDRMLERIAAEVRRFLAG from the coding sequence ATGCTTGACGACGTTCGGCATCGCCGCCTTTCCGCTTCCGGTACGATTGCTGCCTTCATGCCTTTTCCAGACCAGCCGATGCCCGTCCCGCTGACCCGCGAGGAACTTCTCGACCAGGATCGCCGCCGCAGGATGATGGAGGCGTATCCATGGATGAAGACCTGGACCGATGAGGAACTGGACCGCTCGCTGGAACAGACCCTGAAGTCGCGTCCGGCTGACGCCGCGGGAAGCGGGGATGTCTGGGTCTTCGCCTATGGCAGCCTGATCTGGAACCCGACCTTCGCCTTCGTCGAGCGGCGCACGGCCCGGATCCGCGGCTATCACCGGCGCTTCTGCCTGCGTGCCGACATGGGGCGGGGATCGCTGGAGCGTCCAGGCCTGTTCCTGGGCCTGGACCGCGGCGGCCAGTGCGCCGGCGTGGTTTTCCGCATAGCGGAACAGCAGGCCCCGCATGAACTGACCCTGCTGTGGCGACGGGAAATGATAACCGGAGCCTATGTTCCCCGATGGCTGAAGACCGTAACCGAAGAGGGGCCGGTCAACGCCATCGCCATGACGATAAACCGCAATTACTCCCGCTATGTAGGCGACTGGACCCACGCGGAGACAATCAAAGCTATAGCGATGGCAGAAGGGCGGTTCGGCCGCTGCTCGGACTACTTGTTCAATACGGTTGAGCATTTGGCGGAATTGGGGCTGCGCGATCGCATGTTGGAGCGCATTGCCGCAGAGGTACGCCGATTTCTTGCTGGATAG
- a CDS encoding DUF2336 domain-containing protein encodes MTATSVNCALSYADVQRLLADPSSEARIATVSKLVADLEGGGLAGPEKAIATDILHRLAMDAEAAVREAVAWQIHNSPLLTGSLAARLARDIGRVAFPVLRNAPHLTDELLLQVIADRDAEKQLAIAGRPEVSPRVADAIVDTDNVTVIVRLLRNDGATIRDATLQRTLDRYGTLGAVNEAMAGRSGLSLAVIERLIAYVSEEIRSRLVERHRLSPVLVAGIVGRGREAATMLLLKPLADSTADLEAMVRHLDRDGRLSPSLMLRALCAGELDLFTIGLGVRAGVPVETARLLVWDDGPLGLRAVFEKAGFPQALLPPFRVAIEVAKRMGYDGHDAGREDYQVAVLARVFQECCAIEERMVDDLLLQLFDQKSEEVIERAMERAGMPFHPVRAAH; translated from the coding sequence ATGACCGCCACTTCCGTCAATTGCGCGCTGAGTTATGCCGACGTCCAGCGGCTGCTGGCCGACCCGTCGTCCGAGGCCCGGATCGCCACCGTGTCGAAGCTTGTCGCCGATCTCGAGGGAGGCGGGCTCGCCGGGCCCGAGAAGGCCATCGCGACCGACATCCTGCACCGTCTGGCGATGGATGCCGAAGCCGCGGTCCGCGAGGCGGTGGCCTGGCAGATCCACAACAGCCCTCTGCTGACCGGCTCGCTGGCCGCCCGGCTGGCGCGCGACATCGGACGGGTGGCGTTCCCGGTCCTGCGCAACGCTCCCCACCTGACCGACGAGCTCCTGCTCCAGGTCATCGCCGACCGGGATGCCGAGAAGCAGCTGGCCATCGCCGGGCGCCCGGAGGTGTCGCCGCGGGTCGCCGACGCCATCGTGGACACCGACAACGTCACGGTGATCGTCCGCCTTCTGCGCAACGACGGCGCGACGATCCGCGACGCGACGCTTCAAAGGACCCTGGACCGTTACGGCACCCTGGGCGCGGTCAACGAGGCCATGGCCGGGCGCTCCGGCCTGTCCCTGGCGGTGATCGAGAGGCTGATCGCCTATGTGTCCGAGGAGATCCGCAGCCGCCTGGTGGAACGGCACCGCTTGTCGCCGGTTCTGGTCGCGGGGATCGTCGGGCGCGGCCGGGAAGCCGCGACCATGCTGCTGCTGAAGCCCCTGGCCGACAGCACGGCCGACCTGGAAGCGATGGTGCGCCATCTCGACCGCGACGGACGTCTCAGCCCCTCCCTGATGCTGCGGGCGCTGTGCGCCGGCGAACTGGATCTCTTCACCATCGGTCTCGGCGTGCGGGCCGGCGTCCCGGTGGAGACGGCGCGCCTTCTGGTCTGGGACGACGGCCCGCTGGGCCTCCGGGCGGTCTTCGAGAAAGCCGGGTTTCCGCAGGCGCTGCTGCCGCCCTTCCGCGTCGCGATCGAGGTGGCCAAGCGGATGGGCTATGACGGGCACGACGCCGGACGGGAGGATTACCAGGTCGCCGTCCTGGCCCGGGTCTTCCAGGAGTGCTGCGCGATCGAGGAGCGCATGGTCGACGACCTGCTGCTCCAGCTTTTCGACCAGAAGTCGGAAGAGGTGATCGAGCGGGCGATGGAGCGGGCGGGAATGCCGTTCCATCCCGTCCGCGCCGCCCACTGA
- a CDS encoding MarR family transcriptional regulator, whose amino-acid sequence MHRRFLDVVRVELGRVGIDDISPVQVLMLMNIGTEELSVRDLMERGYYLGSNASYNLKQLVETGYVDRAPSLRDRRSARLRLSEKGMNLCGELRRLEATQADALIRTDDDNADFDTTYRTLRRLERAWSDIIRYDERDFD is encoded by the coding sequence ATGCACCGCCGCTTCCTCGACGTCGTCCGCGTCGAACTGGGGCGGGTCGGCATCGACGACATCAGCCCCGTCCAGGTGCTCATGCTGATGAATATCGGGACCGAGGAACTGTCGGTCCGCGACCTGATGGAGCGCGGGTACTATCTCGGTTCGAACGCGTCCTACAATCTGAAGCAACTGGTCGAGACGGGCTATGTCGACCGGGCCCCGTCGCTGCGCGACCGCCGGTCGGCCCGCCTGCGGCTGTCCGAGAAGGGCATGAACCTGTGCGGCGAACTGCGCCGGCTGGAGGCGACCCAGGCCGACGCGCTGATCCGCACCGACGACGACAACGCCGATTTCGACACCACGTACCGTACCCTCCGCCGGCTGGAGCGTGCCTGGAGCGACATCATCCGCTACGACGAGCGCGATTTCGACTAG
- the galE gene encoding UDP-glucose 4-epimerase GalE yields the protein MPHQETVLVTGGAGFVGSHCVAELVARGYSVVVFDNLQQGHRAAVPAEAELVEGDLASPATLTRLFSAFRFDAILHFASNSLVGESMRNPHLYLHDNVVNALNLVQFAADNGVRRFVLSSTANLFGMPDRMPIDENTEIDPGSPYGESKFMIERILHWADKVHGMHSACLRYFNAAGAHPDGHLGEDHDPETHLIPLVLDVAAGKRPHIEIFGDDYPTHDGTCIRDYIHVSDLADAHIRVLSALDHRSCRYNLGNGRGYTVREVIETARRVTGRDIAVKVGARRPGDPPVLIASSERIRRDLGWDPRFPDLETIIRHAWDWRCRNPGGYESGPVRELVAVG from the coding sequence ATGCCTCATCAGGAAACGGTTCTGGTCACCGGCGGCGCCGGATTCGTCGGCAGCCACTGCGTCGCCGAACTGGTCGCCCGCGGCTATTCGGTGGTCGTTTTCGACAATCTGCAGCAGGGACACCGTGCCGCCGTCCCGGCCGAGGCCGAGCTGGTGGAGGGCGATCTCGCCAGTCCGGCGACGCTGACCCGCCTGTTCAGCGCCTTCCGCTTCGATGCCATCCTGCACTTCGCCTCGAACTCCCTGGTGGGGGAGTCGATGCGCAACCCGCACCTTTACCTGCACGACAACGTGGTGAACGCCCTGAACCTGGTGCAGTTCGCTGCCGACAACGGCGTCCGGCGCTTCGTGCTGTCGTCCACCGCCAACCTGTTCGGCATGCCGGATCGGATGCCGATCGACGAGAACACCGAGATCGATCCCGGCAGCCCCTACGGCGAATCCAAGTTCATGATCGAAAGGATCCTGCACTGGGCCGACAAGGTGCATGGCATGCACTCGGCCTGCCTGCGCTATTTCAACGCAGCGGGAGCCCATCCCGACGGACACCTGGGCGAGGACCACGATCCCGAGACGCACCTGATTCCGCTGGTGCTCGACGTCGCGGCGGGAAAGCGGCCGCACATCGAGATCTTCGGCGACGACTACCCGACCCATGACGGCACCTGCATCCGGGACTACATCCACGTCTCCGATCTCGCGGATGCGCATATCCGGGTCCTCTCGGCGCTGGATCACCGGAGCTGCCGGTACAACCTCGGCAACGGCAGGGGCTACACGGTGCGCGAGGTCATCGAGACGGCCCGCAGGGTGACCGGGCGCGACATCGCGGTGAAGGTCGGCGCGCGGCGCCCCGGCGATCCGCCGGTCCTGATCGCATCGAGCGAGCGGATCCGCAGGGATCTCGGCTGGGATCCGCGTTTCCCTGATCTGGAAACGATTATCCGACATGCCTGGGACTGGCGCTGCCGCAACCCCGGCGGATACGAGTCCGGACCAGTTCGCGAATTGGTCGCTGTGGGGTAG